One part of the Vibrio hyugaensis genome encodes these proteins:
- a CDS encoding polysaccharide biosynthesis/export family protein gives MKLLTTFLSLVLTLFSAFTFATTNEQDYQLDTGDTISVQVYGEEDLSIKNILITSDGYFDYPYLGRIKAINKTPKQLKYEIETGLKGDYLINPKVMVTINSFRLFYVNGEVRKPGGFEYQPGLTIEKAIALAGGLTDRASRKSINLTQHNTGKTVESVSMQRSVEPGDIVFIDQSFF, from the coding sequence ATGAAACTTTTAACCACTTTCTTGAGTTTAGTGCTTACGCTGTTTAGCGCGTTCACGTTTGCGACCACTAACGAACAAGATTACCAGTTAGATACTGGCGACACGATTTCGGTACAAGTATATGGTGAGGAAGATCTCTCCATCAAAAACATTCTTATCACCTCTGACGGCTACTTTGACTACCCCTACCTTGGGCGTATCAAAGCAATCAATAAAACCCCAAAACAACTCAAATACGAAATTGAAACTGGCTTAAAGGGTGACTACCTGATTAACCCAAAAGTGATGGTCACTATTAACAGTTTCCGACTTTTTTACGTAAACGGTGAAGTCAGAAAACCGGGGGGCTTTGAATATCAACCAGGGTTAACCATCGAAAAAGCGATAGCGCTTGCTGGCGGACTGACCGACAGAGCCTCTCGTAAAAGCATCAACCTTACTCAACACAATACGGGTAAAACCGTGGAAAGTGTCAGCATGCAACGTTCTGTTGAACCTGGTGACATTGTATTTATCGATCAGAGCTTCTTCTAA